The Zestosphaera sp. genome includes a window with the following:
- a CDS encoding ABC transporter permease — MRLQDILFLAFKALWTRKVRATLLILSVTVGVATIVTLTSQTEGIGMNVITMLQKLGPDTIIVSAFNRRITDSDVAIISMVEGVKEVIPLIRVAGTVNLGGGSVETVVYGVSSYGLKELLGDVKLVEGSHYQDAATPLALVGNQIALSNTTSQLLVLPGQVVMLSLRGGAVAPGGGGQTTSSTTIPLVVSGVLAQYGSMLFISPDTGIFMPIQALQRALNRGWYDLLIVKAVDSSRVDVVVEGLRSIYGNSISVTSPSQVTQTMQGVITQLTLLLGGIAAISLATAALGILNMMLVTITERTREIGTMKALGFKNRHILAQIVTEGCLIGVLGGIAGIATGAVVSHIIPGLLTGGMMRQSGASAPVASRGVTSQIAGLSMTYTPYVNPYIVVASFTLAVAVSAVSSVYPAWRAAKMDPVKALRHE, encoded by the coding sequence ATGAGGCTGCAGGACATACTCTTCCTCGCCTTCAAGGCCCTGTGGACCCGTAAGGTCAGGGCAACCCTGCTCATACTGAGCGTCACCGTCGGCGTCGCAACTATAGTGACGCTCACGTCGCAGACGGAAGGCATTGGGATGAACGTGATCACGATGCTCCAGAAGCTTGGTCCCGACACGATAATTGTTAGCGCCTTCAACAGGAGGATAACGGACTCTGACGTCGCGATCATATCCATGGTGGAGGGGGTTAAGGAGGTCATACCCCTCATAAGGGTCGCTGGGACCGTTAACCTGGGCGGGGGGTCTGTCGAGACCGTGGTCTACGGGGTTAGCTCCTACGGATTGAAGGAATTGCTCGGGGACGTGAAGCTCGTTGAGGGCTCGCATTATCAAGACGCTGCAACGCCCCTAGCCCTCGTAGGGAATCAGATAGCCCTCTCAAACACCACTAGTCAGTTGCTAGTCCTTCCAGGTCAGGTGGTGATGCTCAGCCTCCGAGGAGGCGCGGTCGCGCCAGGAGGGGGTGGTCAGACGACCTCCTCAACCACGATTCCCTTAGTCGTGTCGGGCGTGCTAGCTCAGTACGGCTCGATGCTCTTCATATCGCCCGACACCGGCATATTCATGCCGATCCAAGCGCTACAGCGAGCCCTGAACAGGGGATGGTATGACCTGTTAATAGTTAAGGCGGTCGACTCAAGCCGTGTAGACGTGGTGGTGGAGGGGTTGAGGAGCATCTACGGAAACTCGATATCCGTGACCTCGCCAAGTCAGGTCACTCAGACAATGCAGGGGGTGATCACGCAGCTGACGTTACTTCTCGGGGGGATCGCCGCCATATCGCTTGCTACAGCAGCGCTGGGGATACTCAACATGATGCTCGTAACCATTACTGAGAGAACTAGGGAGATAGGCACCATGAAGGCGCTGGGATTCAAAAACAGACATATATTAGCTCAGATAGTCACTGAGGGCTGCCTAATAGGGGTGTTGGGAGGGATTGCGGGAATAGCCACGGGCGCGGTCGTCTCACACATAATACCGGGTCTCCTAACGGGGGGCATGATGAGGCAGTCCGGTGCCTCAGCCCCCGTAGCCTCTAGAGGCGTTACCAGTCAGATAGCGGGGTTAAGCATGACCTACACGCCTTACGTGAACCCCTACATAGTAGTCGCTTCATTCACCTTGGCAGTGGCGGTTAGCGCGGTCTCAAGCGTTTACCCGGCGTGGAGAGCCGCCAAGATGGATCCCGTCAAGGCGTTGAGGCATGAGTAG
- a CDS encoding 4Fe-4S binding protein, whose amino-acid sequence MTEERKSSLNVLEDLFWVVIHGRGVWHTGSSTTLARVLAMAGVVAGRESYYYMRYDDSPERVNIPMMFYVVMGNPRVEVLLPEEVEPVGRLFNAVVVMDSVSLLKETSQRATLFDGIKDDAVFVVNTGLTPSQVLALLKKYQLTRDWFGKLVTVSASKYHTNVAFGLIGALLKAWNVVGLEDVLNALEALKIDEGAGEAIASAYKDASVTEVRVRAEESEAAGRVSVKTPEFRPGPWSIETYREYQRALSQARSYEDRIRVMPRWEAMAPGLIEFGPHPGGRNIGFKTEFARIEAPVIDKAKCVDCKLCTYFCPDGSIDFESVEVDYEYCKGCGICARVCPAKAIRMVSELERVEGLEDPELRRLALVTREYGY is encoded by the coding sequence TTGACTGAGGAACGCAAATCAAGCCTCAACGTCCTGGAGGACCTTTTTTGGGTCGTGATTCACGGCAGGGGTGTGTGGCACACCGGATCATCAACAACCCTTGCCAGAGTCCTGGCTATGGCCGGCGTGGTCGCCGGGCGTGAGTCCTACTACTACATGAGGTACGATGACTCCCCGGAGCGGGTTAACATACCGATGATGTTCTACGTCGTCATGGGCAATCCCAGGGTTGAGGTCCTCCTGCCGGAGGAGGTAGAACCTGTTGGAAGGCTCTTCAACGCTGTGGTGGTCATGGACTCGGTCTCACTGCTTAAGGAGACGTCTCAGAGAGCAACGCTGTTCGACGGGATTAAGGATGACGCGGTCTTCGTAGTCAACACAGGGCTTACCCCGTCGCAGGTGCTTGCACTGCTCAAGAAGTATCAGTTGACACGCGACTGGTTCGGCAAGCTCGTCACGGTCAGCGCAAGCAAGTACCACACGAACGTGGCGTTCGGCCTGATCGGCGCTCTGCTGAAGGCGTGGAACGTGGTGGGTTTGGAGGATGTGCTGAATGCGCTAGAAGCGCTGAAGATAGATGAGGGTGCCGGGGAGGCAATCGCCTCAGCATATAAGGACGCCTCAGTCACTGAGGTGAGGGTCCGCGCTGAAGAGTCCGAAGCGGCTGGGAGAGTGAGCGTTAAAACACCTGAATTCAGGCCAGGGCCTTGGAGCATTGAAACCTACAGGGAGTATCAGAGAGCACTTTCGCAGGCTAGGAGCTATGAGGACAGGATCAGGGTAATGCCTAGGTGGGAGGCCATGGCCCCAGGACTGATAGAGTTCGGCCCGCATCCCGGCGGGAGGAACATAGGGTTTAAGACGGAGTTCGCCAGGATCGAGGCGCCTGTGATAGATAAGGCTAAATGTGTGGACTGCAAACTCTGCACGTACTTCTGCCCTGACGGCTCCATAGACTTCGAGAGCGTTGAGGTGGACTACGAGTACTGCAAGGGCTGCGGTATCTGCGCTCGTGTGTGCCCCGCCAAAGCCATCAGGATGGTGAGCGAGTTGGAGAGGGTTGAGGGTTTGGAGGATCCTGAACTCAGGAGGCTGGCTCTGGTCACTAGAGAGTATGGCTACTGA
- a CDS encoding M20/M25/M40 family metallo-hydrolase: protein MGDPALDLLASLVSINTTNDPARGVRPGRDAVDLVKDVLTGWGVEANVLESGGYYSVYGSVGEGEPSVMFMAHLDVVPVKVDEWTHEPFKLTVVGDKAFGRGTVDDKGNVVGVMLALKELMRRKLKGRVLYAFTTDEEVGGVHGAKALAEKLAKENSLPKYLINGDGLGMSPIVRRRKIFKAILEAPQGKVLIAGTLRRRSFELRTPVVPTRHSAWFVPGVDTHPLIAASYFMLSNPEFQAARVDGVFVKTNVLPTTVSIEYVEPSGGGEKVEVDEGLTALLRLLMPLSRAAVPVRLYSDNGVSITPNMYSFRDGKHVVEVDIRAMTEDVNVIKEALVRTASEIAPEVRVDVVDEGGGYLYVPPTDGLVQSAVRVLNNLGLNAYTIEAPGASDSRHFTPLGVKCIDFGPKGGNNHGPDEWVDLNTFRLLHKFYANIALELIGR, encoded by the coding sequence TTGGGTGATCCTGCACTGGATCTATTGGCTTCACTGGTGAGCATAAACACTACGAACGACCCCGCTAGAGGGGTGAGGCCCGGCAGGGATGCGGTGGATTTGGTTAAGGACGTGCTGACTGGTTGGGGTGTTGAGGCTAATGTGTTGGAAAGCGGTGGGTACTACTCAGTGTACGGTAGCGTCGGTGAGGGAGAGCCTTCAGTCATGTTTATGGCTCACCTAGACGTAGTGCCCGTGAAGGTCGATGAGTGGACTCACGAACCCTTCAAACTCACTGTGGTCGGGGACAAGGCCTTCGGGAGAGGCACTGTGGATGACAAAGGCAACGTTGTGGGGGTGATGCTGGCTCTCAAGGAGTTGATGAGGCGCAAGCTCAAAGGAAGGGTTCTATATGCCTTCACAACAGACGAGGAGGTAGGGGGTGTCCACGGCGCTAAGGCACTGGCTGAAAAGCTAGCCAAAGAAAACTCACTACCAAAATACCTAATCAACGGGGACGGTTTGGGAATGTCTCCTATAGTCAGGAGGAGGAAGATCTTCAAAGCAATTCTGGAGGCTCCTCAGGGGAAGGTGCTTATAGCAGGCACTCTCAGGAGGAGGAGCTTCGAGCTGAGGACTCCGGTGGTTCCGACGAGACACTCCGCGTGGTTCGTGCCGGGGGTCGACACGCACCCGCTCATCGCGGCCTCGTACTTCATGCTAAGCAACCCGGAGTTTCAGGCCGCCCGCGTCGACGGCGTCTTCGTCAAGACAAACGTGTTGCCAACTACGGTCTCCATCGAGTACGTTGAGCCTTCCGGCGGTGGCGAGAAGGTAGAGGTCGATGAGGGGCTCACCGCGCTACTGCGCCTGCTCATGCCTTTAAGCAGAGCCGCCGTGCCGGTGCGGCTCTACAGCGATAACGGCGTCTCCATAACCCCTAACATGTACAGCTTCCGCGACGGCAAGCATGTGGTCGAGGTTGATATAAGGGCTATGACCGAGGATGTCAACGTCATTAAGGAGGCGCTAGTCCGCACGGCGTCGGAGATAGCGCCTGAAGTCAGGGTGGACGTGGTTGATGAGGGTGGTGGGTATCTCTACGTCCCGCCAACTGACGGGCTCGTCCAGTCAGCGGTCAGAGTTCTCAACAATCTAGGTCTTAACGCCTACACGATAGAGGCTCCGGGAGCCTCGGACTCAAGGCACTTCACACCGCTAGGGGTTAAGTGCATTGACTTCGGGCCTAAGGGAGGTAATAATCACGGTCCTGACGAATGGGTTGACCTGAACACGTTCAGACTCCTTCACAAATTCTATGCGAACATAGCTCTGGAGCTCATTGGGAGGTGA
- a CDS encoding helix-turn-helix domain-containing protein — translation MRGKIRGTLSIVHKDEPLHEFTKEHRRSFIIVPFATLIGTSVYYLAEFKGGSSDDLRHFFRTLDRDPYVLNYRIIERRANQARLIVTRRQMGTLKALCLTDSVLNGPIVIKNGVRYYPVVTFSRNLKQLLTAIKENAPTDTEVWLRVDDAIVNEVDPYKTFTTAQDMVSKLSYMELKSLITAFQLGYFNWPRYQDSREVSKYLGISRSTFIEHLRKAERKIIKSIMESLDVTP, via the coding sequence ATGAGGGGTAAGATACGGGGTACCTTAAGCATAGTTCACAAGGATGAACCACTGCACGAGTTCACGAAGGAACATAGGAGGTCATTCATCATAGTGCCTTTCGCCACCCTGATAGGTACTTCGGTCTACTACCTGGCAGAGTTTAAGGGGGGCTCAAGCGATGATTTGAGGCACTTCTTCAGGACACTTGACAGGGACCCATACGTCCTAAACTACAGGATAATTGAGAGGAGGGCTAACCAAGCCAGGCTCATAGTAACGAGGAGACAGATGGGGACTCTGAAGGCTCTGTGCCTAACTGACTCAGTCCTGAACGGACCTATAGTGATTAAGAACGGGGTGAGGTACTACCCGGTGGTGACTTTCAGCAGGAACCTCAAGCAATTACTCACGGCTATCAAGGAGAACGCCCCCACTGACACCGAGGTCTGGCTCAGGGTCGATGATGCCATAGTTAATGAGGTCGATCCATACAAGACCTTCACAACAGCTCAGGACATGGTGTCTAAACTCTCCTACATGGAGCTTAAGTCCCTCATCACCGCGTTTCAGCTAGGGTACTTCAACTGGCCTAGGTACCAGGACTCACGCGAGGTCTCCAAGTATTTGGGAATATCACGCTCGACCTTCATTGAGCACTTGAGGAAGGCTGAAAGGAAGATCATCAAGTCAATAATGGAGTCGCTTGACGTGACTCCTTAA
- a CDS encoding DUF72 domain-containing protein, with amino-acid sequence MNRVVVGCCGFPMSRSRYYGLFEAVELQETFYNPLNPESLKRCRREAPEGFKFAMKGWQAITHPPESPTWRRSKFRPPGGCGSRYGHLRPTKEVMEAWELVREAAEALGATYVVLQLPPSFTYSRENLTNVKDFLSATCGATFRIGIELRGDWHGHDEELRSVLEGFSNVVHVTDPFRWFPPAKQSGNCYFRLHGIGGREVNYRYKYSAEDLVKLKEMLEGLKPPSEVYVMFNNVHMREDALNFMKLIHRHHNPSS; translated from the coding sequence ATGAATCGCGTGGTGGTCGGCTGCTGCGGATTCCCCATGTCCAGGAGTAGGTATTACGGACTCTTCGAAGCGGTGGAGCTGCAGGAGACATTCTATAACCCGCTAAACCCCGAGAGTCTTAAGCGCTGCCGTAGGGAGGCGCCCGAAGGCTTTAAATTCGCTATGAAGGGGTGGCAGGCAATAACCCATCCCCCGGAATCACCCACGTGGCGCAGGTCCAAGTTCAGACCGCCTGGAGGATGCGGGAGCAGGTACGGGCACCTAAGACCAACTAAGGAGGTGATGGAGGCTTGGGAGCTCGTGAGAGAGGCTGCCGAAGCTTTGGGAGCTACGTACGTAGTGCTTCAACTACCCCCCTCATTCACCTACAGTAGGGAGAACTTAACGAACGTCAAGGACTTCCTCTCAGCGACCTGCGGCGCGACCTTCAGAATAGGTATTGAGTTAAGAGGTGACTGGCACGGACACGATGAGGAGCTGAGGAGCGTTCTTGAGGGCTTCAGCAACGTGGTCCACGTCACGGACCCCTTCAGATGGTTCCCTCCCGCAAAACAGTCAGGCAACTGTTACTTCAGGCTGCACGGCATAGGGGGCCGTGAAGTGAATTACAGGTATAAATACAGCGCTGAAGACCTGGTTAAGCTTAAAGAGATGCTTGAAGGGCTGAAGCCTCCTTCCGAGGTCTACGTGATGTTCAACAACGTGCATATGAGGGAGGACGCCCTCAACTTCATGAAGTTAATTCACCGGCACCACAACCCCTCCAGCTAG
- a CDS encoding ABC transporter ATP-binding protein, which yields MDRNVLIELVNVWKVYRVGRVDYPALRGVSLSIKKGEFLSIMGPSGSGKSTLLNIMGALDKPTEGEVVFEELAMTKLSEDRLAELRSKRIGFVFQTFNLLSHLTVIENVELPMIVLGTPSKKRRERAVEVLSKFLPSSAFNKKPLELSGGEQQRVAIARALVNDPDVILADEPTGNLDSANAHMITEILRGLSNEGKTVVMVTHNTELTKYSDRVVKLRDGRVVEVVGE from the coding sequence ATGGATCGCAACGTCCTAATAGAGCTTGTTAACGTGTGGAAGGTGTACCGTGTTGGCCGGGTCGATTATCCTGCGTTGAGGGGGGTGTCGCTAAGCATCAAGAAGGGCGAGTTCTTAAGCATTATGGGACCTTCAGGCTCCGGGAAATCCACCCTCCTAAACATCATGGGGGCTCTAGACAAACCAACAGAAGGTGAGGTCGTCTTCGAGGAGCTTGCGATGACAAAGCTCTCTGAGGACAGGCTGGCAGAACTCAGGAGCAAGAGGATAGGTTTCGTCTTCCAAACGTTCAACCTGCTCAGCCACCTGACGGTGATTGAGAACGTCGAGCTCCCTATGATAGTTCTCGGAACCCCCTCTAAGAAGCGCAGAGAGAGGGCGGTCGAGGTACTGAGTAAGTTCCTGCCTTCGTCAGCATTTAACAAGAAGCCGCTCGAACTCAGCGGGGGAGAACAGCAGAGGGTGGCCATTGCGAGGGCTCTGGTCAACGATCCCGACGTAATACTCGCTGACGAGCCCACGGGAAACCTGGATTCAGCGAACGCACACATGATCACGGAGATTCTCAGGGGGCTCAGTAACGAGGGAAAGACGGTAGTTATGGTGACCCACAACACTGAGTTGACGAAGTACTCCGATCGAGTGGTGAAGTTGCGGGACGGCAGGGTTGTTGAGGTGGTTGGGGAGTGA